Proteins encoded together in one Impatiens glandulifera chromosome 1, dImpGla2.1, whole genome shotgun sequence window:
- the LOC124922184 gene encoding WAT1-related protein At1g68170-like codes for MMMVVVQMALAGVNVFYKLSAANGMSLRVLIAYRFIIAALVLVPLSLILERNKRPKLTWITICQTFFCGMLGGSLAQNLYAQSLLLTSATFAAAMVNLVPALTFILALIFRMELMRLNKASGRAKVVGTLTCVGGAMLLTFYKGREVVLWSTNVNLLEMFSPPGSYNSVHSGSLSGNNRVFGALLALGCCCTCALGYILQAKLLRNYPCPYSSTALMMLFGALQASVYAIAMERDWSVWKLGWNLRLISVLYSGIVASGMTFTLMAWCVQMRGPLFVSVFNPLMLVLVAVVGSLFLEEQLHVGSIIGAVVIVLGLYIVLWGKGQEMKRQTEPAPLKRSKESNNAEEQLEVVVFDHDLSTTSNEDDEVNNDDMNNHTMLGLGVVLCSPALVELCDDGDSRDDDEYLSVKSTIGVGV; via the exons ATGATGATGGTGGTGGTCCAAATGGCGCTCGCCGGAGTCAATGTTTTCTATAAACTCTCTGCCGCTAATGGAATGAGCCTTAGGGTTCTTATTGCATATCGATTTATCATTGCTGCTCTTGTTTTGGTTCCTCTCTCTCTTATTCTTGAAAG GAACAAAAGACCAAAACTTACATGGATCACTATCTGTCAAACATTTTTTTGTGGAATGCTTGG GGGATCTCTTGCACAAAACTTATATGCCCAAAGTTTGTTGTTGACTTCAGCAACATTTGCTGCAGCCATGGTAAACCTAGTTCCTGCCCTCACCTTTATTTTAGCACTCATTTTCAG AATGGAACTAATGAGGCTGAATAAAGCGTCCGGAAGGGCCAAGGTGGTCGGGACACTAACATGTGTAGGAGGGGCCATGTTGTTGACATTTTACAAGGGTCGAGAAGTCGTCCTTTGGTCAACTAATGTTAACCTCCTTGAAATGTTTAGCCCGCCCGGTTCTTATAATAGTGTTCATTCGGGATCATTGTCGGGTAACAATCGTGTGTTTGGTGCTCTCTTAGCCCTCGGATGTTGTTGCACGTGCGCACTAGGTTACATTCTTCAG GCCAAGTTATTGAGGAACTACCCATGCCCATACTCTTCCACAGCCTTGATGATGCTTTTCGGGGCTTTACAAGCGTCGGTATATGCAATCGCAATGGAAAGAGATTGGTCTGTGTGGAAACTAGGGTGGAACCTCCGACTCATCAGCGTTTTGTATTCG GGAATTGTGGCATCGGGGATGACTTTTACACTAATGGCATGGTGTGTGCAAATGAGAGGACCATTGTTCGTGTCTGTTTTCAATCCGTTGATGTTGGTGTTGGTAGCTGTTGTTGGATCTCTATTTTTGGAGGAGCAACTTCATGTTGGAAG CATAATAGGTGCGGTTGTAATTGTTTTGGGACTATACATAGTTTTATGGGGAAAAGGTCAAGAGATGAAGAGACAAACAGAACCCGCGCCCTTGAAGAGATCCAAGGAATCAAACAACGCCGAAGAACAACTTGAAGTTGTTGTGTTCGACCACGATCTTTCTACGACATcgaatgaagatgatgaagttaaTAATGACGATATGAACAATCACACAATGTTGGGACTAGGCGTGGTTTTGTGCTCCCCTGCTCTTGTGGAGCTGTGCGACGATGGTGATAGCCGGGACGATGATGAATATTTGTCTGTGAAGAGTACAATCGGTGTGGGTGTGTAG